ATTTTGGTGCTATAAAATTTGCTACACAATTTCACCCAATACATCTCAGGTACTGCATACTGCTAAGATCCTGTCTTCATTTTATCCACCCAGAGTGCATCATTGTCAGGGTTGTTGGGCTTCATCGTTAAACGAGGTAATACTAGCTGCTTCCCGCGCTGCCCGCTTCGTAAGCTACTAACCTTAAAGCCCTTCTGATGTTCACTCAACCCGGACTAGTAGATCCTTCCTGTTCGGACTGGTTTCACTATGCACTGAGGGGGAACGTCCGTGTTGATTGCTGGTTCTTAGGGTTCTATATTTACACTGTCTTACTCTACTTGCTGTACATTTCTAATCCTAATCCTTATACCTATACATGCATACATACTCACTTTATGGCATGCAAACCGCAAAGTATGCCTTTAGGCGTAACATACCGACCAcctaaaatttcttaattttaccCCGCATGCCCTTTGATGCTTCATGCACTAATTGATAAGTAGATTTCGTGTGtttcctctctctttctctctctctctctctctctgtatctctctctctttctctctgcttTGTTCTGTTCCCTCATTTCCATCATCTACCCTTCATTGACCTTGATTTGGTAACATACAAATTCTTACAGTTGGTCTTTTCATTTCAGTGCCTTGAGCTGTCCGTACCTTTACCACTCTTACTATCCCGTCACTTCCTGGGTAAACTTCAGTTACGATCGCTAAGGGCCATTTCATTGGTGCTACATTGTCCTCTCTTAACAACACTACTATTCCAGGCTCAATTTGTGTTGATACGTCGTCCCATTTGTGTTTACCATTCAATTGTTGTATGTATTCTAGTCGCCACCTGGCCCAGAAGTGTTGTAATCGTTTTTGCACTAGACGCCAATGGTTTAAACGATTTTCTGGTACGTCTTTCAAATCGACCTCTACGACATGTTGGAGATGTGAGCCAGTTAGAAAGTGTCCAGGAGTCAATACTTCGGGATCTGTGGGATGATTAGAGAGAATCGTTAGTGGTCTTGAATTGAGACACGCTTCTACTTCCGTTAACAACGTTGTCATGTCTTCATAAGACATTGTGGCATTTCCGACGACGCGAACTAGATGATGTTTCATTGATCGCACCGCCGCCTCCCACAGTCCGCCAAAATGTGGAGTCCGTGGAGGAATGAACTTCCACGTTATCTCGTTCTCTGCGCACCAGGATGTAATCCTCTCTTTGTCATCACGTTGATTGAGTAGCTCGTACAGGCGGTGTAGCTCGTTTGCAGCTCCTCTAAAATTCGTACCGTTATCCGAGTGTAGTTCTGACACCAAACCTCTTCTCGATACGAAGCGCCTTAGTGCAGCTAGGAACGCTGCTGTGCTCAGATCGGACACGAGCTCGATGTGGACGGCACGTGtaacgaaacacacaaatactgCGACGAAAGCCTTTATAGGAGCGGCCCTCCGCGACTGTGCCCTTATCCATACAGGACCACAATAATCGACCCCCGATATAGAGAAAGGTCTCGCTTCAGTCACTCTGCTCTCAGGGAGACTCGCCATCGGTTGAGTGATTGCTTTAGGTTTGCATCGGAAACAGCGCACGCATTGATGAAAAACCTTCCTTGCCACCGAGCGTCCATCCAGCAGCCAAAATCGTTGCCTTAATCTAGTTAGCATCATTTGTGGACCGGCATGTAAATCTTTAATGTGATAATGCTCCGCTAACATAACTGCCAATGGGTGTTTCTTTGGTATTACGATGGGTTGTTTGGCGTCAGGTGATAGAGATGCATGCTGCACTCGACCATTTATCCGTATTAACCCGACGTTGTCCATGAATGGATTATACCCTCGGAGCTGTGACGTTCGATGAATTGGTTTCTTGGCCGAAAGATTCTTCCATTCTCGCTTAAACGAATCGCGCTGAGCCAATCGACACAATGCCCATTCTGCCTGTTGTCGTTCTGCCGTGGAAAGACCCTCAAAAAACTCAGGCTTGATTTTTGGGGTACTAATTCGCAATCGTAAAGCGTGTATAAATCGCAAACAGTACCCTACTACCATGCGAAGCTTGGAGTATGATCCATAACGGGCGAACAGATTGCTAATAAAGCTATCTTCATCCAGTGAAGAAAGTATTAACTCGGTGGAACGTTCTTCACCCGTCTCGTCACGTAAAGCCTTGGACTCCGGTACTGATGGCCAATTTTCTTCGGACAACGCTAACCATTCTGGCCCCGACCACCATGACGTCGACTCAACAAACGTTGCTGGATCGCAACCTCGTGACACCAAATCGGCCGGGTTCATCACTCCAGGAACATGTCTCCAACTAGCTCCTTCCGTAAGGTTTTGAATCTTAGAAACCCGATTCGCTACAAACGCCTTCCACCGACTGGGGGGAGACTGAATCCAATGCCATGCGGTCATTGAATCAGTCCACATGAACGTCGATTTATCACTACTTAACGCCTTATTCACTTGCTCGTACAGTCTGCTTGCCAGTAACGCGCCACAGAGCTCTAGACGCGCAATAGTAAGACGCTGCGACAGTGGAGCTACCTTGGATTTTGAAATCAGTAGACGAACTACTATCTCTCCTCCACTCGACACGCTTCGAACGTAGCAGCACGCGCCGTAGCCCTTTTCCGAAGCATCGCAAAACAAATGGTACTGCATCGATACGCTGTCACCTTCAATCACCACCCGAGGTATACGAACTCTTTCTAAGAGATTTAGCTGCATAAAAAATACTGTCCACTCTCGAGCCAAATGTTCCGGTAGTTCATCATCCCATGGCCAAGCGCGTTTATCAATTCCCTTTAACATCCAAATCTGCTGCATGAAAAGCTTGGCCTTCATCTTGACTGGATCAATGAAGCCGAGTGGATCGTAGATACGTGCAATACATGCTAACACATGTCGTTTCGTGCATTTGTTCTCTGGTCTCGAAAGCTTAACCTGGACTTGTAACATGTCCGTCTGTGGTGTCCAAAGTAATCCAAGCGTTGAAATAGTTTTGACCTCAGCCGCCAATTCAAACTGTGTATTTGTTGCTCTCTGCTCTTCCGGAATATCTATCAATGCCTCTGGATGATTAGATGCCCATTTTCTCAAGCTAAAACCTCCGTAGGTAAGCAGCTTATTCAGCTGTCGGGCCATTTCTTGTGCCTCCCGAATAGTCGTTGCTCCGGACAGCAAATCGTCTACGTAGAAATCTGCCTTGGATGTCAGTGCCTTTGGGTACGCGCTACCATGATCATCGAAGATTCGCTGGAGGGTTTTGATCGCCAGAAACGGGGCACAGGCCGTGCCATATGTAACCGTGTTTAACTCGTACACTGCTATTGGCTCGTTAGCATCATCGCGCCACAGAATCCTTTGCAAGGCCTTATCATTATCCTCCACCAGTATCTGGCGATACATCTTCTCCACATCTGCCACTAACGCTACGAGATTCATCCGGAAGCGTAGCTGTATCGATACCACGTCGTCTTGTAGCTGTGGGCCGGTTAGTAGCACATCATTCAGAGACCGACCGGAAGATGTTTTACATGATGCGTCGAATACTACTCTGCATTTAGTGGTGGTGCTGTCCGC
This genomic window from Anopheles maculipalpis chromosome 2RL, idAnoMacuDA_375_x, whole genome shotgun sequence contains:
- the LOC126566864 gene encoding uncharacterized protein LOC126566864 translates to MAMKRLVMLEDLPSERIRSKEEEQCERIYEGTTYQNEKGRYVVQLPKRSGWQQLGDSKETALKRFMAMERRRRLDSKLDHAYKAFMKEYRDLQHMSYLGTYAEINTNDSPLSYFLPHHAVWKADSTTTKCRVVFDASCKTSSGRSLNDVLLTGPQLQDDVVSIQLRFRMNLVALVADVEKMYRQILVEDNDKALQRILWRDDANEPIAVYELNTVTYGTACAPFLAIKTLQRIFDDHGSAYPKALTSKADFYVDDLLSGATTIREAQEMARQLNKLLTYGDNSIFVPNILITRNFEKIN